The window ACGAATAGATGCCCTTTTGAGCGAAAAAGCTACATTCCGGGTCAGCATGGTAAATCGCGGCGTTTTAAATTGTCTGAATATGGCATTCAGTTGCGGGAAAAGCAAAAGCTGCGCCGGATTTACGGATTGCTTGAAAAACAATTTCGGATTTACTTTGAAAAAGCAGAAAAAGAGCGGGGCATTACCGGCGAAAACCTCTTGAAGATGCTGGAGCGTCGTTTGGATAACGTGGTTTATCGCCTGGGATTGGCGCCGACCCGAAACTCGGCCCGTCAGCTGGTGAGGCATCGCCACATAACCGTTAATGGACGTATTGTGGATATTCCGTCCTTTTTGGTTAATCCCGGTGATGTGGTCAAAGTGAAAGATAAAAGCAAGCGAATGGAGATTATACACGACTCATTAAAGCGTGTTAGGGAAGGAAAATTGGTTCCCTGGTTAGAACTGGACAAAGCCACCCTTTCCGGACGTTTTCTCGAAATGCCGAATCGGCAGGATATTCCAGTGAACGTCAATGAAAGCCTGATTGTGGAGTTGTACTCTAAATAATCATCCGGGCGAGGACGAAATCCACCCCTGGTGAACCTGAGTTTGTTCACCCGGCGTTTCTGTCGTCGGCGGATGTTTGTAGGTGGTTTAAAGAAAAATTTGAATAAATAAGGTTTTTAACTTCGGAGAGAGGAATTTAATGAATTTCCAAAGTTTACAAATGCCAGAACGAATTGAGTTGGACGAATCAACGTTCTCCAATAATTATGGAAAATTTATCGTCCAGCCTTTGGAGAGAGGCTTTGGTGTAACCATTGGAAATGCGCTGCGTCGTGTCTTGCTGTCGTCGCTTCCGGGTGCAGCCATTACCAGCATCAAAGTAGATGGTGTTTTGCACGAGTTTACAACAATTCCTGGCATGGTAGAAGATGTGTCTGAAATGATTATGAATTTAAAAGGGGTTCGGTTTAAGCTGATCGCA is drawn from Calditrichota bacterium and contains these coding sequences:
- the rpsD gene encoding 30S ribosomal protein S4; this translates as MARYTGPVCKLCRREGEKLFLKGTKCFTNRCPFERKSYIPGQHGKSRRFKLSEYGIQLREKQKLRRIYGLLEKQFRIYFEKAEKERGITGENLLKMLERRLDNVVYRLGLAPTRNSARQLVRHRHITVNGRIVDIPSFLVNPGDVVKVKDKSKRMEIIHDSLKRVREGKLVPWLELDKATLSGRFLEMPNRQDIPVNVNESLIVELYSK